Below is a window of Sceloporus undulatus isolate JIND9_A2432 ecotype Alabama chromosome 9, SceUnd_v1.1, whole genome shotgun sequence DNA.
TGAGAGTGGCTTTTCGCAGAGCCTTCGGTGTACCAAGGCACCCAAACTGGAGACAGTCTGAACCTGTGATGTGTATTATAGAAGTGTAGGATCCTAGCGTTGGacgagaccccaagaagggccctgatccagtccaacccccttctgccatgcaggaactctccatcaaaacacgtccaactacaaatcccaggattatatcCTAAGATGCAGACAAAGACTGTGAAAGGCCAGTTTCTTTGGCTGAGGCTTTGCTCAAAGGTCCACCTGCATTCAGTGCATTTCAAACCCAGAAAAAAGGAGACCTGGAGGCAGAATTCGATTCCAACACCAATTTCAAAATGCTTTATTCCATAGGCTATATGTTGTTCCAGATTTCATTATATACGGctcttctgctttctctttcctccactcCTTTCTGCTCCGTCTTGACCTTCCGGGGTATCCGCCGCCTGGTTTGCGATAACTGATTGGTTTGAAAACGTGCGCTTCGACAAAGTGCCTGCACATCAGCCATGTGCCCTTCGTTCCTTGGGCCTTGTATTTCTAAGCCAGCTGTCGTCTCCTCTGGCTCGGTTTCGCATCACTTGGCTTCAGCCTTTTTCATAAAACCCATTAACTCTTCTGTTTCAGGGCTGACTTTCGCTACAGAGCCCTGCAGTGCGGACAGCTTCGCGTTGGCTCTACAGAGAATTGCCTTCAGCTATTAGGGATGTAACCAAGGAGGGGGGGTTCTTAGggtctggatccccccttccgttagataaaatgaatggtgtgtgctgccatgccaccacacccaagccccattataatggtggcactgagtctggacccccccttcccaaaatcctggctatgtcccttcAGCTCTTGTAGTCTTTTCTTATGGGGTCTCTGGATTCCAGTGGCATCTGTATCTCCATTCTCCTGCttaagagaaaacagaagtggaaGGAAATGAAGTCTGGCTCAGACAGAAGTGACAGACCTGCAAAAGATGCATTCGACATGCTGGGACCTGCAACTGATGCGTTGGACATGCTGGGACCTGCAACTGGTGCATTGGACATAGTGGGACCTGCAACTGACACATTGGACATGGTGGGACCTGCAACTGATGCATTGGACATGGTGGGACCTGCAACTGATGCATTGGACATGGTGGGANNNNNNNNNNCCTGCAACTGATGCATTGGACATGGTGGGACCTGCAACTGATGCATTGGACATAGTGGGACCTGCGATTGATGCACTGGACATGAACCTGCAAGCTGACGCATTTGAACATCCGGTGGGACCTGAAACTGATGCCATTGGACATGGTGGGACCTGCAGCTGAGACGCATTGACATCGTGGGACCTGAAACGGAATGCATTGGAACATGGTGGACCTGCAGCTAACGCATTGGACATCGTGGGACCTGAAACGGATGCATTGGAATGGTGGGACCTCAGCTAACGCATTGGAACAATGGGACCTGAACTGACACATTGGACTGGTGGGGGGACCTGCACGAGCTGAGGCGATTGGAACCTGCTGTGGACCGCAATGGAACGGAAGGCATGGCCCTTGGGACCTGCGACTGATCACTGGACATGCTGGGACCTGCAGCCGACACATTTGGACATGTTGGACCGGCAATGGAACAGAGAGGCATGGCCCTGGGACCTGCCACAGATGCATTGACTGTTGGACCTGCAACTGAATGCATTGGACAGAGTGGGTGGACCTGCGACTGATACATTGGACATGCAGGGACTGCAGGCCGACACATTGATGTTGGGACCCTGCATGGAAGGAGGGCATGGCCCTTTGGCCTGCCACTGATGCATGGGACTACTGGGACCTGCAACTGAGAGATGTGGGCCTGCTGGACCCTAATGCTGAAGGGAGTGGGCATGCTGGGACCTGCAGGCTGACATGCTGGGGCCATGCTGGGATCTGCAATGCTCACTCTCCATTGTATGCGTGTGCATTACGAATCCAACCACTTATCCTTCTCCTTTTGTTATATTGGCACTGTGCAATTTGTTATATTGCTTTTTTGTTATTCCTTTAGATCAAAGCCAGGGGAGAAATAAAACACCATCAACGCCCTCCAGCAtcatttttcaaaagcatttaTTTATGGGCTTGTTTTATCCCTTGCCAAAGAATATCTCTTTGCCTGAGCTCCTTTCCGTAAGAGCAGTTCAAGAATGGAAAGATTTGAGTGTAAACTGGGATCAATTATTTCTCATCCGTTGAAACAAAAAGGTCGCAGCGTGGCCTCCCTTCGCGCTTTGGTTCAGGGTTGCAAGaaaatgcatgtgtatgtgtgtatgtgtgtacatgctcTTTGTGTTCCTGTGTGAGGGTGTATGTATAGTCCTGCATACCATAAAGCAATGGAGGAAACCACTTATGAGCTATACAAAGTGTGATGGGTCATGTACAACATGGTGGGCCACTTATGGCCCACAAAAATCAGTGCGCCAGTCCACTTATGCCCCAGAAAACAGTGCACGGGTCCACTTATGGCCCACAAGAAGAGTTACTGGGCCACTTATGGCCCACAAAAACCAGTATGCTAGTCCACCCATGGTCCACAAGATCAGTGTGCTAAGCCATTTATGGCCCACAAAAAAAGTCTACTCATGGTCCAAAAAGCTAGGCTACTCATGGTTCACAAAACATGTGTTGGGCCATTTACGGCCTCCCAAAAAGAGTGCGCTAGCCCACCTATGACCCATAAGAAAGGTGTACTGGGCCACTTATGGCCCAGAAGACCAGTATGCTAGTCCACTTATGGGCCATAAAAACAGTGTGCTAGTCCACTTATGACCCACAAAAAGAGTGTACTGGGCCACTTATGGCCCCTAAAAAACAGTGTGCTAagccgcacacacacacacttccttggagattgtgaATGGTTGCCATATCGGCTATTGATGCACTTCCCATGCCTCTTTTCAAAGTGAAATCTTGCAGCATTGCAACAGCGACCAGAACCCTTCCCGGCGGCTTTGAGCTTGCGCTGTGCATAAGAAGCCCAAATCCTCCACCTGCGCCACCGCCTCTGCGCACTCAATTAAAGAGAAAGCCATACGCATGGATTGTACGGTCACACGCTGTTTGGTTCCCTGGGGTTCCTGCCCTCAATTGACAAGCGAGGCCTGTCATTTCCCTTCCCACCAAGCGCACCGTTTCTCTGGCTCCCGCCGAGTGAGAAATGTGGCATAATGGCTCTTGCTCCTTCCAAATTACGAAGAGCGTAATTACCCGCGAAGGAGGGATGCTAAGAGCAGATTCACGCCGTTTCACGGAGGCGGAAATCAACTTTCGGAAAGCCTATCTCTTTGTGTTGGACAAAGACACGGTTGCTTATGGTTACTCTGCAGACCTGGCTTTGCGTCTCCAGTTTTTGCTCTCCGTCTCCAAGTGGGAGATGCGGGTGCAAATCCTTCGCTTTGGGTGGTTTCCGCATTGAGAAACATCTATGTGCAAATCTTCACCTCAGTTTGCGGAACAGAAGCTTGCTACGGTTTGCAAGGCTTCATCGATTTGTTGCTGTAATTTCCAAAGGTCTATGGATTTACTACTCAGCCTCTCCATTTGCAaagccagggctcaccctccgcTCTGCTTTGCATCCAACTCCTGGCTATAGCCAAGATGAAATGCTCCTTATTTCGTCTCCCAAAGTGCGTGAGAAGGGATAAAAGCATTTCATCCCACCTTGATCTAGGAATACACTCCTTTAGTTAAGACTCCTGTCcaaatttccaaacaggaaaaatacgttttgtgcagtgtgtgtgtcttggaaggACAAACTTCAAGCAACTGTGGTTGGGACTTCATGCACAACAGTtaaagacatcatcatcatcaatatcattacattatttatatcctgctttgctCCCAAAATCGAGACATCAcctagatctcaggttttggtccagaaacctcagggcctgggatgccATCCCAAAGTGGCACCTTTGAACCCTGTACAGTCTCCAAAGAACCCTCTTTATCCTTTTTTACCCCCATGTTCTCAAGCCTGGTTTCAGACCCTATGCCTTGACAAcaagtttctcaatgtccagAGATGCATTTACAGCTCTGTGGCAGGtgaatgggaattgtagttccccATAGCTCCATGTCCAGTCTCTGCACACTTTCCTTCTGTGGCCACTCCATCTCAGGGTCCTTAAGGAGGAACCTACATTCAACGTATGGTCCATCGCCATCAACAGTGCCGCCATTTCGCTCCTTCCTTTACTCCGAACTTTCTCCTCTCCGGTTGCCCTCATTCCGTCCTCCGCCTCCCAAAGACGGCCGACATACTTCGGACCAGACCCCGGATGCCCACGGAGGCCTTCTTGGTGGCGCTCCGGCCATCCCTGACCATGTCCAGGAGTTCGTGGAAGACCGCCAAGGCCCCGTGGTAGGTCTCAGCGGCCGAGATCTCAAAGAAGCCGGCCTCGGCGGAAAGAGCCAGGAGGCGGCCTTCCTCACTGGAGACGGCGCGCCGGTGCTGCAAGTCCCGCTTGTTGCCCACCAGGATCACGGGCATCTTCCCAGCCCCAGCCTTCCTCTTCAGCCGCTGGATGCGCTGGAGCTGTTGGCCGGCAAAATAGAAGCTGGCGCGGTCGCAGATGCTGTAGACCACGACGAAGCCGTCGGCCCAACAGAGCTGCTTCTCAGCCACACAGCCCCAAAGGCTGGCCATCTGCAGAGATTCGGGAGAGAAAGAGCTGGAATTGGCGAACAAAATGGATGCCCTCGTGCCAGGGCTGGCTGGTCAGAACCAGGCTACTTTAaaccagtggtcctcaaactctgctctttaagggtttttggacttcggctcccaggatcccaggctattgaccaacatggcagaggcttctgggagatgaagtccaaaatctcttaaagggcacagtttggggacaactGATTTAAACAATGGTTTAAACCAGGTTGTTATAAACCATGCTTTAAACCAGGTTGttttaaaccagtgattcccaaactttaaatTTCTGGATGTTTTGGGACTTTAGCTCCaggaattcctgactgttgaccaagctggctcaggcttctgggtgttggagtccaaaacacatggaggaccgacatttgggaatcactggttttaAAGACCATGGttgaaaccaggttattttgcAGCATGGTTGAAACCAGGTATGGCTTCTGGAGGACCCTGGGGTAAAATAAATGGGCCCCAGACTTGCTAAGGTTGCCTATGGCTCCTGCAGGGAGATCTTTGGAGatcttccttagagatctttggGGATTGTAATGGGCCATCCTTACCTGAGGACAAACCGAGTCCCAAATGCTGAAGCAAGCCTCCTGTCCATCCATCGTCACTTTGTGAGTGTAAATGGattctgaaaaggagagaagcagTGCAAAGGGTTAATAAATAagaacaatcatcatcatcacca
It encodes the following:
- the LOC121915644 gene encoding ras-related and estrogen-regulated growth inhibitor-like protein is translated as MLVQLKAALQKARKMSEGHSPKLEANVLVIGARKVGKSALTVRFLTRRFIGEYGDIESIYTHKVTMDGQEACFSIWDSVCPQMASLWGCVAEKQLCWADGFVVVYSICDRASFYFAGQQLQRIQRLKRKAGAGKMPVILVGNKRDLQHRRAVSSEEGRLLALSAEAGFFEISAAETYHGALAVFHELLDMVRDGRSATKKASVGIRGLVRSMSAVFGRRRTE